The following are encoded in a window of Polynucleobacter sp. VK25 genomic DNA:
- a CDS encoding deoxyribodipyrimidine photo-lyase: protein MQKALVWLRRDLRLYDNAALHHALKESGQVWLAFIFDTTILKPLLKGDLDANGLKHDRRVDFIWQGIKQIDDALRKQGGGLIVRFGRPTECIPEIAKELGVEAVFTNHDYEPSAIERDETVKAQLEKQDIRFETYKDQVIFEKKEILTNSNTVFSIFTPYKNNWLKTLQEKDLAAYECNPKPGQFAPIPKKLSQVFPSLESMGFCPTGIESYLPPGSEGGQAFLEDFLPRIDQYQIGRDFPAIKGVSYLSTHLRFGMLSIRGLVREAHRRMLAGSMGATIWLSELIWRDFYFMILANHPRLASGASFKPDYDNIVWESGAKAKKLFSAWCEGKTGYPLVDAAMHQLNQSGYMHNRLRMVVASFLTKDLGIDWRWGEAYFAEHLNDFELSSNNGGWQWASSSGCDAQPYFRIFNPITQSEKFDPEGKFIKRYLPRLEKLSKKSIHAPWKAGHIELEAAGLVLGRDYPLPVVDHDEARKSTLVRYSVVKKVA from the coding sequence ATGCAAAAAGCTCTCGTTTGGCTCCGCCGTGACCTCCGCCTCTATGACAATGCCGCGCTTCACCACGCCCTGAAAGAAAGCGGCCAAGTTTGGCTGGCTTTCATTTTCGATACCACTATTCTCAAACCCTTATTGAAGGGTGATTTAGATGCTAATGGCCTCAAGCATGACCGCCGCGTGGATTTCATCTGGCAAGGTATAAAGCAAATTGATGATGCACTTCGCAAGCAAGGTGGCGGACTCATTGTTCGATTTGGTCGGCCAACAGAATGCATTCCCGAAATTGCAAAAGAATTGGGTGTTGAGGCAGTCTTCACTAATCATGACTATGAACCATCGGCCATTGAACGCGATGAAACGGTTAAAGCTCAATTAGAGAAGCAAGATATTAGATTTGAGACCTATAAGGATCAAGTAATTTTTGAGAAGAAGGAAATCCTGACCAACTCTAATACCGTTTTTTCAATCTTTACGCCTTATAAAAATAACTGGCTCAAGACTCTCCAAGAAAAAGATCTTGCTGCCTATGAATGCAATCCAAAACCTGGGCAATTTGCACCCATTCCGAAAAAGTTAAGTCAAGTATTTCCCTCTCTTGAGTCGATGGGCTTTTGCCCCACTGGCATTGAAAGCTATCTACCGCCTGGCTCCGAAGGGGGCCAAGCCTTTTTAGAAGACTTCCTGCCGCGGATTGACCAATACCAAATTGGCAGGGACTTCCCCGCAATTAAGGGAGTCAGCTATCTCTCAACTCACCTTCGCTTTGGCATGCTTTCTATTAGAGGGTTGGTACGCGAAGCTCACCGTCGCATGCTAGCCGGTAGCATGGGTGCAACTATTTGGTTAAGCGAATTGATTTGGCGTGATTTTTATTTCATGATCCTAGCCAATCATCCACGCCTTGCATCAGGTGCATCTTTTAAACCAGACTACGACAATATTGTTTGGGAGTCTGGTGCTAAAGCAAAGAAACTATTTTCCGCTTGGTGCGAAGGTAAAACAGGTTATCCCCTTGTCGATGCAGCAATGCATCAACTCAACCAAAGTGGTTATATGCACAACCGCTTACGCATGGTGGTGGCCAGCTTTCTGACCAAAGACTTAGGTATAGATTGGCGCTGGGGTGAGGCCTACTTTGCAGAACATCTCAATGACTTTGAGCTTTCCTCAAACAATGGCGGATGGCAGTGGGCTTCATCATCCGGATGTGATGCCCAACCCTACTTCCGCATCTTCAACCCCATTACCCAATCAGAGAAGTTTGATCCCGAAGGTAAGTTCATCAAACGCTACCTGCCTCGACTGGAAAAACTCTCCAAGAAATCCATCCACGCCCCTTGGAAAGCCGGGCATATTGAGTTAGAGGCTGCAGGGCTAGTGCTTGGACGCGATTATCCGCTGCCAGTAGTGGACCATGATGAGGCGCGTAAGAGCACTCTAGTGCGTTACAGCGTAGTCAAAAAAGTTGCCTAA
- a CDS encoding glutamate-5-semialdehyde dehydrogenase gives MSSAIKEMMQDIGMRARAASRAMARASSEQKNQALLHIAKVVRQKSEEIQKINQVDVERAKANGQDAAFVDRLTMTPKTIETMALGLEQIVSLEDPIGKISALQKQASGIELGQMRVPLGVIGIIYESRPNVTIDAAALCLKSGNAVILRGGSEAIDSNTLLAQIIQDGLAAAGLPKDAVQVVITTDRSAVGEMITMTQYIDVIVPRGGKSLIARLMAEARVPMIKHLDGICHTYIDADADVAMAVKVCDNAKTQRYAPCNAMETLLVNQEIAQKVLPTLCKIYQDKGVELRVDSLTRKTLEANGFQNLVDAREEDWQTEYLAPILSIKTVANIDEAMNHIEQYGSKHTDAIITNNKAQADRFLREVDSASVMVNASTRFADGFEYGLGAEIGISNDKLHARGPVGLDGLTSLKYVVMGHGEIRT, from the coding sequence AGCGCGCGCTGCATCGCGGGCCATGGCACGTGCATCTAGCGAGCAAAAAAATCAGGCTTTATTGCATATAGCAAAAGTTGTTCGTCAAAAGTCAGAAGAGATCCAGAAGATTAATCAGGTGGATGTTGAGCGTGCCAAAGCCAATGGCCAAGACGCGGCCTTTGTTGATCGCTTAACCATGACGCCTAAAACCATTGAAACCATGGCATTGGGTTTGGAGCAGATCGTTTCCTTAGAGGATCCGATTGGAAAAATATCTGCTTTGCAAAAGCAAGCATCGGGAATTGAGCTGGGTCAGATGCGTGTGCCGCTAGGTGTGATTGGCATCATTTATGAATCCCGTCCGAACGTCACTATTGATGCTGCTGCTTTGTGCTTAAAGTCAGGCAATGCGGTGATTCTACGTGGCGGTTCCGAGGCAATTGATTCTAATACCTTGTTAGCTCAAATTATTCAGGATGGGCTGGCTGCTGCAGGCCTGCCTAAGGATGCAGTCCAAGTCGTGATAACTACGGATCGTAGCGCTGTAGGCGAGATGATCACGATGACTCAATATATTGATGTGATCGTGCCACGCGGCGGCAAGAGTTTGATAGCACGTCTCATGGCTGAAGCACGCGTGCCTATGATTAAGCACTTAGATGGCATTTGTCATACCTATATCGACGCCGACGCTGATGTAGCGATGGCTGTGAAGGTGTGTGATAACGCTAAAACTCAACGCTATGCGCCTTGTAATGCGATGGAGACTTTGTTGGTCAATCAAGAGATCGCACAGAAAGTATTGCCAACCCTCTGCAAGATTTATCAAGATAAAGGTGTAGAGCTGCGGGTTGACAGTTTGACTCGCAAGACCCTTGAGGCAAATGGTTTTCAGAACTTAGTGGATGCCAGGGAAGAAGATTGGCAGACCGAATATTTGGCACCAATTTTGTCGATTAAGACTGTGGCAAATATCGATGAGGCCATGAATCATATTGAGCAATACGGTAGCAAACATACTGATGCCATCATCACCAACAACAAAGCGCAGGCCGATCGCTTCTTGCGTGAAGTAGATAGTGCTAGCGTCATGGTCAACGCTAGTACCCGCTTTGCAGATGGCTTTGAATATGGCCTTGGTGCTGAAATCGGTATTTCAAATGACAAGCTACATGCTCGCGGTCCAGTTGGTTTAGACGGTTTGACTTCATTGAAATACGTAGTGATGGGTCACGGCGAGATTCGCACCTAA
- the pyrR gene encoding bifunctional pyr operon transcriptional regulator/uracil phosphoribosyltransferase PyrR, whose translation MNAEQLYGKLLEALRKRAQKGSFELAGLAMGGAWIAERLAQDLGLPHFGVINVAFHRDDYAEKGMTALRTASTMSTHLPFDVNGANVILIDDVLLTGRTVRAALNELFDFGRPAQVELMVLADRGNRELPVAANFVGEQLQVPENQILVLEKDTAGKFSFQLEERE comes from the coding sequence ATGAACGCTGAACAGTTATACGGAAAATTATTAGAGGCATTGCGCAAGAGGGCACAAAAGGGCTCTTTTGAACTTGCTGGGCTTGCTATGGGTGGGGCATGGATTGCAGAGCGTCTCGCTCAAGATTTAGGGCTTCCGCACTTTGGTGTCATTAATGTTGCCTTCCATCGAGATGATTATGCCGAGAAGGGTATGACTGCTTTACGTACCGCTAGTACTATGTCCACGCATTTGCCTTTTGATGTCAATGGCGCCAATGTGATCTTGATTGATGATGTGTTGCTCACAGGTAGGACTGTTCGAGCAGCTCTAAATGAGTTATTTGATTTTGGTCGACCTGCTCAAGTGGAGCTTATGGTCCTCGCCGATCGAGGAAATCGAGAATTGCCAGTAGCTGCTAATTTTGTGGGTGAGCAGTTACAGGTTCCAGAGAATCAAATTCTGGTTTTAGAAAAAGATACTGCTGGCAAGTTCAGCTTTCAGCTTGAGGAGCGTGAGTAA
- a CDS encoding aspartate carbamoyltransferase catalytic subunit: MSQLVNQFNAAGELTHVLTLEGLPKEQILHILDTAQQFVSVTDPAREVKKVPLLRGKSVFNLFFENSTRTRTTFEIAAKRLSADVINLDISTSSTAKGESLLDTIDNLVAMQADIFVVRHSVSKAPIEIANHVPAHVHVVNAGDGSHQHPTQGLLDMYTMRHFKQHFKGLKVAIVGDIVHSRVAKSNIHALTTLGCEDIRAIGPESLLPSDLDMLGVKVFHNMEEGLKDVDVVMTLRIQKERMEAGQVPEGDAFFNQYGLTPARLALAKSDAIVMHPGPMNRGVEIDSVVADGPQSVILNQVTFGIAVRMAVMSIVAGN, translated from the coding sequence ATGAGTCAGCTAGTCAATCAATTTAATGCGGCTGGAGAGTTAACGCATGTCCTGACTCTAGAGGGCCTTCCAAAAGAGCAAATTCTGCACATATTAGATACTGCGCAACAGTTTGTGAGCGTGACAGATCCTGCTCGTGAAGTAAAGAAGGTGCCTTTGCTACGAGGCAAGAGTGTATTTAATCTGTTCTTTGAAAACTCTACTCGCACGAGAACCACTTTTGAAATCGCTGCTAAACGTTTATCAGCAGATGTTATTAATTTAGATATTTCCACATCCTCTACCGCCAAAGGCGAGAGCTTGCTAGATACGATTGATAATTTGGTGGCGATGCAGGCTGATATTTTTGTTGTGCGTCATAGCGTCTCTAAGGCGCCCATTGAAATTGCAAATCACGTACCAGCCCATGTGCACGTCGTCAATGCAGGAGATGGCAGTCATCAACATCCAACCCAAGGTTTGTTGGATATGTATACCATGCGGCACTTTAAGCAACACTTCAAAGGCCTGAAGGTGGCGATTGTGGGTGACATTGTTCATAGTCGCGTCGCTAAATCTAATATTCATGCACTGACCACTTTAGGTTGTGAAGATATCCGTGCAATTGGACCTGAGAGTTTGCTGCCAAGCGATTTAGATATGCTGGGCGTCAAGGTCTTCCACAACATGGAAGAAGGTTTAAAGGATGTTGACGTCGTGATGACGTTGCGCATTCAGAAAGAACGCATGGAAGCTGGCCAGGTGCCCGAGGGAGATGCTTTCTTTAATCAGTATGGTTTAACACCTGCTCGTTTAGCCTTGGCTAAATCGGATGCCATTGTGATGCATCCAGGCCCTATGAATCGTGGAGTAGAAATTGATTCAGTGGTGGCAGATGGACCTCAGTCAGTCATTTTGAATCAGGTTACCTTTGGCATTGCTGTGCGTATGGCAGTAATGTCAATTGTGGCTGGCAATTAA
- the hemL gene encoding glutamate-1-semialdehyde 2,1-aminomutase, with the protein MSTVDQNAVLFERAQKTIPGGVNSPVRAFRQVGGIPRFVTKAQGPYFWDANDQRYIDLIMSWGPMIVGHANPEVVAAVQKAAETSFSYGAPTEGEIELAERICALMPSVEQVRMVSSGTEATMSALRLARGFTGRDLIIKFEGCYHGHADSLLVKAGSGLLTFADSTQNAPSSGGVPQDLVKHTLVLPYNDVAAIEEVFKKQGDQVAAVILEPIAGNMNLIQPSKEFLSTIRNLTSKHGSVLIYDEVMTGFRVALGGAQSLQGITPDLTCLGKVMGGGMPMAAFGGKKEIMNKLAPLGNVYQAGTLSGNPVAVAAGLKTLEIISREGFYECLTGQTEKLMAGLKMAADKANVPFAVDSVGGMFGFYFTDHVPTSFEAVTKSNIDAFKKFFHLMLDQGVYLAPSAYEAGFTSIAHDNVVIDAIITAAENSFKKL; encoded by the coding sequence ATGTCAACAGTAGATCAAAACGCAGTTTTATTTGAGCGTGCGCAAAAAACTATTCCAGGGGGCGTGAATTCACCGGTGCGAGCCTTTCGTCAGGTGGGTGGTATCCCCCGTTTTGTTACTAAAGCTCAAGGCCCGTACTTCTGGGATGCAAACGATCAGCGTTACATCGATTTAATTATGTCTTGGGGCCCAATGATTGTGGGTCATGCAAATCCTGAGGTAGTGGCGGCCGTACAAAAAGCTGCTGAGACCAGTTTTAGTTATGGTGCACCCACTGAGGGTGAGATTGAATTAGCCGAGCGTATTTGCGCTCTGATGCCAAGCGTTGAACAAGTGCGCATGGTTTCTAGTGGGACTGAAGCAACAATGAGTGCTTTACGACTGGCTCGCGGCTTCACTGGTCGTGACTTAATTATTAAGTTTGAGGGCTGCTATCACGGACATGCGGATAGCTTGTTAGTTAAAGCGGGTTCAGGTTTGCTGACTTTTGCCGACTCCACCCAGAATGCGCCATCTTCTGGTGGTGTTCCGCAAGATTTAGTGAAGCATACCTTGGTGCTGCCGTATAACGATGTGGCTGCAATTGAAGAAGTCTTCAAGAAGCAGGGCGATCAAGTTGCCGCTGTGATCCTGGAACCAATTGCCGGCAATATGAATCTCATTCAGCCATCAAAAGAATTTTTGTCTACCATCCGCAATCTCACTAGCAAGCATGGCAGTGTCTTGATTTATGACGAGGTCATGACTGGTTTTAGAGTCGCCTTGGGTGGCGCACAGTCTTTGCAAGGCATCACACCTGATCTCACATGCCTGGGTAAGGTGATGGGCGGTGGTATGCCCATGGCAGCATTTGGTGGCAAGAAAGAGATTATGAATAAGCTTGCCCCTTTAGGTAATGTTTATCAGGCGGGGACTTTATCCGGAAATCCTGTGGCGGTTGCTGCAGGCTTAAAGACCTTGGAGATTATTTCTCGCGAAGGTTTTTATGAATGCTTAACAGGCCAAACTGAAAAGCTCATGGCTGGTCTAAAGATGGCGGCTGATAAAGCCAATGTTCCTTTTGCTGTTGATAGTGTTGGCGGTATGTTCGGTTTTTACTTTACCGATCACGTTCCCACCTCCTTTGAAGCAGTGACAAAATCCAATATTGATGCCTTTAAGAAATTCTTTCATCTCATGTTGGATCAGGGCGTCTATTTAGCGCCTTCAGCGTATGAGGCTGGCTTCACTTCAATTGCTCATGACAATGTTGTGATTGATGCCATTATTACTGCTGCTGAGAATTCATTTAAAAAACTTTAA
- a CDS encoding YdcF family protein, with protein sequence MDTIFFILSKVVQFCIEPLNWVPILIFLALLFLSLRKPHLCKRFLILALLDLALVGWLPASEVFLSALENTVTKTEIAKLANNDVGGIIILGGAIEDGEIIGDRGEVSLRSSAERVTKAFELIRKNPNIPFIFSGYSGRITPRGVSEADAFKQLIQEQGLSEQNAHYENQSRNTYENALHKKPVIEEFGLKTDAGQLKPWLLITSASHMYRSTKIFEKQGLDVIPILVDYQTANSLQWTMFDLVDGAHNWNILVHEIVGLFAYWITGKI encoded by the coding sequence ATGGATACGATCTTTTTTATTCTGTCGAAGGTAGTGCAATTTTGTATAGAGCCCTTAAATTGGGTGCCTATATTGATTTTCTTGGCCTTACTTTTTCTGTCTTTACGAAAACCACACCTCTGTAAAAGATTCTTAATACTGGCCTTGTTGGATTTGGCTCTAGTGGGCTGGCTTCCTGCATCTGAAGTCTTTCTAAGTGCGCTTGAAAATACCGTCACGAAAACAGAGATTGCAAAATTAGCAAACAATGACGTAGGTGGCATCATTATTTTGGGTGGCGCTATTGAGGATGGGGAAATTATTGGGGATCGCGGCGAGGTTTCTCTGCGATCATCCGCTGAGCGAGTGACTAAAGCATTTGAGTTGATCCGCAAGAATCCAAATATACCGTTCATCTTCAGTGGTTATTCAGGTCGAATTACCCCCAGGGGTGTTTCAGAGGCAGACGCATTTAAGCAATTGATTCAAGAACAGGGCTTAAGTGAGCAGAATGCGCATTACGAAAATCAGTCTCGTAATACCTATGAAAATGCGCTTCATAAGAAGCCAGTGATCGAAGAATTCGGATTAAAAACGGATGCTGGCCAATTAAAACCATGGCTTTTAATTACCTCTGCCAGTCATATGTACCGTTCCACCAAGATTTTCGAAAAACAAGGCTTGGATGTAATTCCGATCTTAGTGGATTATCAAACGGCTAATAGCCTTCAGTGGACGATGTTTGACTTAGTGGATGGCGCTCACAACTGGAACATCCTGGTCCACGAAATAGTGGGACTTTTTGCTTACTGGATTACCGGAAAAATCTAG
- a CDS encoding rubredoxin, with translation MEFKTYMCLICGWVYDEAAGLPDEGIAPGTLWKDVPMNWTCPECGARKEDFEMMAI, from the coding sequence ATGGAATTTAAAACGTATATGTGTTTGATCTGTGGCTGGGTGTATGACGAAGCTGCTGGTTTGCCTGATGAAGGTATTGCACCGGGAACTCTATGGAAAGATGTCCCAATGAATTGGACTTGTCCAGAGTGCGGTGCTCGCAAAGAAGATTTTGAAATGATGGCGATTTAA
- the ruvX gene encoding Holliday junction resolvase RuvX, translating into MPKALTMMAFDYGTRRVGVAVGNTMTKAGQALKTIKAPSSDALFQEIEHLLKEWQPDQIVVGRPVHPDGASHEMTSKAVRFGNQLQGRFHLPVHWVDERYTSAVLEGDPKMHDNLDAHSAALILEQYFAEQSMQS; encoded by the coding sequence ATGCCTAAGGCATTGACGATGATGGCATTTGACTACGGCACTCGCAGAGTGGGTGTGGCAGTCGGTAACACCATGACAAAGGCTGGCCAAGCATTAAAGACTATCAAGGCGCCAAGTAGCGATGCGCTTTTTCAGGAAATTGAGCATCTCTTGAAGGAGTGGCAGCCTGATCAAATCGTGGTTGGTAGGCCAGTACACCCAGATGGTGCCTCCCATGAGATGACCAGTAAGGCAGTTCGCTTTGGCAATCAATTGCAGGGACGCTTTCATTTACCGGTTCACTGGGTAGATGAGCGTTATACCTCCGCAGTTTTGGAGGGAGACCCGAAGATGCACGACAATCTAGATGCGCACTCTGCAGCACTCATTTTGGAGCAGTATTTTGCAGAACAAAGCATGCAGTCTTGA
- a CDS encoding symmetrical bis(5'-nucleosyl)-tetraphosphatase, whose amino-acid sequence MSKIYAVGDVQGCAPSLKALVKKLPKKSKMIFLGDLVNRGPDSLGALRQLKVLQESGRAECILGNHDLHLLAIDAGLRKPKGLDTIQPILAAPDRKELIDWIRNRPMALSNGNVLTVHAGVLPQWDLQQTIECAQEVERTLRSKSYKDFLANMYGNTPNKWSNSLKGYERLRIITNALTRMRFCTPTGQMEFESKEGLEQGPKGYIPWFTVPSRKTQDVLTYFGHWSTLGLLRQHNVIGLDTGCVWGGKLSALEISNTNKDSKHLELIQANGYDHPLRM is encoded by the coding sequence ATGAGCAAGATCTATGCCGTAGGTGATGTGCAAGGCTGCGCACCTTCGTTAAAAGCCTTAGTCAAGAAACTTCCTAAAAAATCCAAGATGATTTTTTTGGGAGACCTTGTTAACCGTGGGCCAGATTCTTTAGGTGCATTGCGCCAACTTAAAGTCTTACAGGAATCTGGTCGCGCTGAATGTATCTTAGGTAATCATGATCTCCATCTTCTAGCGATTGATGCCGGTCTTCGCAAACCCAAGGGCTTGGATACCATCCAACCGATACTCGCGGCGCCAGATCGTAAGGAACTGATTGATTGGATTCGCAATCGTCCCATGGCATTGAGCAATGGCAATGTATTAACGGTTCATGCAGGGGTCTTACCGCAATGGGATTTACAGCAAACGATTGAGTGCGCTCAAGAGGTTGAAAGAACCTTGCGGAGTAAGTCATACAAAGACTTTCTGGCAAATATGTATGGCAACACCCCGAATAAGTGGAGTAATTCACTCAAAGGTTACGAGCGCCTTCGCATTATTACCAATGCACTCACGCGGATGCGCTTTTGCACACCAACTGGCCAAATGGAATTTGAGAGTAAAGAGGGTTTGGAGCAAGGCCCCAAAGGTTATATTCCGTGGTTCACGGTACCTAGCAGAAAAACCCAGGATGTTCTGACCTACTTTGGCCACTGGTCCACGCTAGGCTTACTTCGCCAACACAATGTGATTGGTCTAGATACTGGCTGCGTTTGGGGTGGCAAGCTCTCTGCCCTAGAAATCTCCAATACAAATAAAGACTCTAAACATCTGGAGCTTATTCAGGCGAATGGTTATGACCACCCACTCCGAATGTAA
- a CDS encoding CopD family protein, protein MSNSYLWVKTFHIVFITSWFAGLFYLPRIFVNLAEEKNTEAYARLLGMADRLFRFMTILAVPAVLLGLTLWLYFGIGAGDVWMHAKLFFVILVIGYHHACFSLLKKFRAGVNKRSSVWFRWFNEVPVILLIIIVALVLFKP, encoded by the coding sequence ATGAGCAATTCCTACCTCTGGGTGAAAACCTTTCACATCGTATTTATTACCTCGTGGTTTGCGGGTTTGTTTTACTTGCCTAGAATTTTTGTGAATCTAGCAGAAGAGAAAAACACCGAAGCGTATGCCCGCCTTTTAGGTATGGCTGATCGCCTCTTTCGATTTATGACGATCTTGGCTGTGCCAGCTGTATTGCTAGGTCTGACCCTATGGCTTTATTTTGGCATTGGTGCTGGAGATGTGTGGATGCATGCCAAATTGTTTTTTGTGATTCTGGTGATTGGTTATCACCATGCCTGCTTTAGCTTGCTCAAGAAATTTCGTGCTGGCGTGAATAAGCGTTCCAGTGTTTGGTTTCGTTGGTTTAACGAAGTGCCAGTGATCTTGCTAATCATCATTGTGGCTTTGGTGCTCTTCAAGCCATAA
- a CDS encoding class I SAM-dependent RNA methyltransferase produces MRFFVVCPGGLEVPLAQELAEIAGRPECKALGAWVIDPTPTSPTGGVGLAAPLSAAMALNLHSRIASRVLLQMAQAPYRQEDDLYKLASGLAWEEWFTSKQTLRVDVTAHRSPLKSLNFATLKIKDAIVDRLRDVTGDRPSIDTAFPDVRVQAHLTATQVTIYLDTSGEALFKRGWRDEKGDAPLKENLAAGILSFTAWKPGQALFDPMCGSGTFLIEAAQMALAIPPGAIRAGMYGDDAKPSRLAYRPLVTSAHGFGFQRLKPFNEAAEQKRWVDLKEAALALMLEKRKQLPSVDSLKISGGDINEKLVSMFKGNWQRAQLPDQPVVRQIDALAAKPPGNMNEGVMLLNPPYGERLVIKGGRGQDRVSAEDANYDEEPENRFEMNLETGRQSAKRSSRESLKKLQAQEEQDPKFVEFLRQFGQHLKDDFGGWNIFVLTADMALPGQLRIKESKRTPMFNGPLECRLFKFEMHAKRPT; encoded by the coding sequence ATGAGATTTTTTGTTGTTTGCCCAGGTGGCTTAGAAGTACCGCTTGCCCAGGAGCTTGCAGAGATTGCTGGGCGCCCAGAATGTAAGGCCTTAGGAGCGTGGGTGATCGACCCAACCCCCACTAGCCCTACTGGCGGTGTTGGTCTTGCTGCGCCGCTATCTGCTGCTATGGCGCTGAACTTGCATTCGCGTATTGCGAGTCGAGTCTTGTTACAAATGGCGCAAGCACCTTATAGACAAGAAGATGACTTATATAAATTAGCTAGCGGCTTGGCATGGGAGGAGTGGTTCACCTCTAAACAAACTTTACGAGTGGATGTCACAGCCCATCGCTCACCATTAAAGAGTTTAAATTTTGCGACTCTCAAAATTAAAGATGCCATCGTCGATCGCTTGCGCGATGTGACTGGTGATCGTCCGAGTATTGATACTGCCTTTCCGGATGTACGAGTCCAGGCGCATTTGACAGCAACCCAAGTCACTATCTATTTAGATACTTCAGGCGAAGCATTGTTCAAGCGTGGCTGGCGTGACGAAAAGGGTGATGCGCCCCTAAAAGAAAATTTAGCTGCTGGTATTTTGTCTTTCACGGCTTGGAAGCCTGGCCAAGCCCTATTTGATCCTATGTGCGGTAGCGGTACCTTTTTAATTGAAGCAGCGCAGATGGCCTTAGCAATTCCACCGGGTGCTATTCGTGCTGGGATGTATGGCGATGATGCCAAGCCAAGCAGATTGGCCTATCGGCCTTTAGTGACTTCAGCCCATGGCTTTGGATTTCAGAGGCTTAAGCCATTCAATGAAGCTGCTGAGCAAAAGCGTTGGGTCGATTTAAAAGAGGCAGCGCTTGCGTTGATGCTAGAGAAGCGTAAGCAGCTTCCTAGTGTGGACTCGTTAAAAATCAGTGGTGGCGATATTAATGAGAAATTGGTATCGATGTTTAAAGGCAATTGGCAAAGAGCCCAATTGCCAGATCAACCAGTAGTTCGTCAGATTGATGCTTTAGCCGCTAAACCTCCAGGCAATATGAATGAAGGCGTCATGTTGTTGAATCCTCCATACGGCGAGCGCTTGGTGATTAAGGGTGGCCGTGGGCAGGATCGCGTATCCGCTGAAGACGCCAATTACGATGAAGAACCTGAAAATCGTTTTGAGATGAACCTAGAGACGGGCCGCCAAAGTGCAAAACGATCTAGTCGTGAATCCTTGAAAAAGCTGCAGGCTCAGGAAGAACAAGATCCAAAGTTTGTCGAGTTTTTGCGTCAGTTTGGCCAACATCTCAAAGATGACTTTGGTGGCTGGAACATATTTGTCTTGACGGCAGATATGGCTCTGCCAGGTCAGTTGCGTATCAAAGAATCCAAGCGTACCCCGATGTTTAATGGCCCGCTTGAATGTCGTTTATTTAAGTTTGAGATGCATGCTAAGCGACCAACTTAA
- a CDS encoding YqgE/AlgH family protein — MPGMVDPNFAGSVIYLFEHTERGAMGLVINRPTEVDLGTLFDKIELKLEIAPLVKQPVYFGGPVQIERGFVLHESDSLSPYSSSLIIPGGLTMTTSKDVLEAVAVGKGPQHFLMTLGYAGWGAGQLEEEITLNGWMNVPLAREQMIEIIFNTPSSQRYEKAVSHLGFDLSHLSGEAGHA; from the coding sequence ATGCCTGGCATGGTGGATCCTAATTTTGCTGGTTCCGTAATTTACCTTTTTGAGCATACCGAGAGGGGCGCAATGGGTCTGGTGATCAATCGTCCCACTGAGGTCGATTTAGGAACTCTCTTTGACAAGATTGAGTTGAAATTAGAGATCGCCCCTTTAGTAAAGCAACCGGTCTATTTTGGTGGTCCCGTGCAGATAGAGCGCGGCTTTGTATTGCATGAATCCGATTCGCTATCTCCTTATAGTTCTTCCTTGATTATTCCTGGTGGACTGACAATGACCACTTCTAAAGATGTTCTCGAAGCGGTTGCTGTAGGCAAGGGCCCGCAACATTTTTTGATGACCCTGGGTTACGCCGGATGGGGTGCTGGTCAGCTTGAAGAAGAAATCACGCTCAATGGCTGGATGAATGTGCCACTAGCGCGAGAGCAAATGATTGAGATTATTTTTAATACCCCCTCAAGTCAGCGATACGAAAAGGCTGTGAGTCATCTAGGTTTTGATTTGTCTCATTTGTCTGGAGAGGCCGGACATGCCTAA